DNA from Salvelinus sp. IW2-2015 unplaced genomic scaffold, ASM291031v2 Un_scaffold4506, whole genome shotgun sequence:
CCCATCATATAGCAGTGTAGGGGCTgcttctgtccccccccccctccctcctctacaaCCATCATATAGCAGTGTAGGGGCTGCTTtctgtcccccctccctcctctacacCATCATATAGCAGTGTAGGGGCTgcttctgtccccccccccccctcctctacaCCATCATATAGGCAGTGTAGGGGCTGCTTctgttcccccctccctcctctacacCATCATATAGCAGTGTAGGGGCTGCTtctgtccccccccctcctctacaCCATCATATAGCAGTGTAGGGGCTGCTTctgtccccccctcctctctacaccaTCATATAGCAGTGTAGGGGCTGcttctgtcccccccccctcctctacaCCATTCATATAGCAGTGTAGGGGCTGtttctgtcccccccccctcctctacaCCATCATATAGCAGTGTAGGGGCTGttttctgtccccccccccctcctctacaCCATCATATAGCAGTGTAGGGCTGtctgtcccccccctcctcctctacacCATCATATAGCAGTGTAGGGGCTGCTtctgtccccccccctcctcctacaCCATCATATAGCAGTGTAGGGGCTGCttctgtccccctccctcctctaccaccATCATATAGCAGTATAGGGGCTGCTTCTGTCCCCACTCCCTCCTCTACACCATCATATAGCAGTGTGGGGGGCTTGCTTCTGTCCCCCCTCCCTCCGCTACACCATCATATAGCAGTGGTAGGGGCTGCttctgtccccccccctccctcctctacacCATCATATAGCAGTGTAGGGGCTCTTctgtccccccctccctcctctacacCATCATATAGCAAGTGTAGGGGTgtttctgtccccccccccctcctctacaCCATCATATAGCAGTGTAAGGGCTGCTTCTGTCCCCCCCCCCGCAGCTTCGGCACGTGTCCTCATTCCACTGAACCCTTCAACATTAAAAAAAGATGCTacagtgaaaggagaggaagaagctttTAGAAtgatagaggaggaagaggaggctatcaCATTGAATTAAGAAGGATTTTATAGTGAaatagcctcctcttcctctttcactacAAAAGGTTATCACAGCAGATCCATAAACAGCTATGGAGCCttcatcctactaaactacactgtagcagatccatacagctatggagccttcatcctactaaactacacctgTAGCAGATCCATACAGCTCTGGaggcctccatcctactaactacacactgtagtattacagatccatacagatatggagcctccatcctactaaactacactgtagcagttacagatccatacagctatggagcctccatcctaccaaactacactgtagcagttacagatccttACAGCtctggagcctccatcctactaaactacactgtagcagttccagatccatacagctatggagcctccatcctaccaaactacactgtagcagttacagatccatacagctatggagcctccatcctactaaactaacactgtagcagttacagatccatacagctatggagcctccatcctactaaactacactgtagcagttacagatccatacagctatggagcctccatcctaccaaactacactgtagcagttacagatccatacagctatggagcctccatcctactaaactacactgtagcagttacagatccatacagctatggagcctccatcctactaaactacactgtagtagttacagatccatacagccatATGaggcctccatcctactaaactacactgtagcagttacagatccatacagctctggagcctccatcctactaaactacactgtagtagttacagatccatacagctatgagcctccatcctaccaaactacactgtagcagttacagatccatacagctatggagctcccatcctactaaactacactgtagcagttacagatccatacagctatggagcctccatcctaccaaactacactgtagcagttacagatccatacagctatggagcctccatccgaCCAAACTACAcctcagctactcttcctgagttcgcttatatatacacagtaccagtcaaaacttgacacctactcattcaagggtttttctttattttactgttttctacattgtaaataaactcagcaaaaaaagaaacatctctcactgtcaactgcgtttattttcagcaaacttaacatgtgtaaatatttgtatgaacataagattcaacaacatacataaactgaacaagttccacagacatgtgactaacagaaatggataatgtgtccctgaacaaaggagggttcaaaatcaaaagtaacagttagtatctgccaccagctgcattaagtacggtCAATGCAtctctcctcatggactacaccagatttgccagttcttgctgtgagatgttacccactcttccaccaaggcactgcaagttccggacatttctgggggaaatcgcctagccctcaccctccgatccaacaggtcccagacgtgctcaatggattgagatccgggctcttcgccgCCAtgggcagaacactgatattccggtcttgcaggaaatcacgcacggctggtggcattgtcatgctggagggttatgtcaggatgagcctgcaggaagggtaccacatgagggaggaggatgtcttccctgtaacgcacagcattgagatggcctgcaatgacaacaagctcagtccgatgatgctatgaAACATACTTGggtaaactctgtgaagcatttatttgggctgtaatctgaggttCAGTTAAATCTAATGaatttatcttctgcagcagaggtaactctgggtcttcctttcctgtggcggtcgtcatgagagccagtttcatcatagcgcttgatggttttttgcgactgcacttgaagaaactttcacaaTTTCTTgagattttccggattgactgtccttcatgtcttaaagtaatgatggactgttgtttcactttgcttttttgagctattcttgccataatatggacttggtctttttccaaatagggcATCTTCTGGataccactaccttgtcacaacacaactgattggctcaattgcattaagaaggaaagaaattccacaaatgaacttaacaaggcacacctgttaattgaaattaattccaggtgattacctcatgaagctggttgagagaatgccaagagtgtgcaaagctgtcatcaaggcaaagggtggctactttgaagaatctcaaatataaaaaaaacaaatgtcgACCTATTTGTGAGTATGATTTAATATAGACAATTAGATTTCATGACAAAAACACAAATTCTCAGTCAAAACCAGAACATGTCTTTCCACAATGAGCAGTGACATGAAGAGTCTCTCCTGCTCTTTCAGGACCCTTAATTGGGTAAAACTCTTTCACACTGGGAGCAGAGGTGAGGCTACTCTCCTTTGTGTGTCACCTCATGTGTTTTCAGGTACCCTAACCGGGTAAAACCGTTTCCACACTGAGATCATTggaaaggcttctcccctgtgtgtgtcctctcatgacTTTTCAGGCTCCTTAATtgagtaaaactctttccacactgagagcattGGAACGGCTTTTCTCCTGTATGCATTTTCTCATGTGTTCTCAGGTTCCCTATccgggtaaaactctttccacactgcgAGCATTGGaatggcttttctcctgtgtgtattctcttatGCTCTTTCAGTTGCCCTGACCAACTGAAACTCTTTTCACAATTGGAACAGTGGTAAGGCTTTTCCCCTGTGTGTGTTCKCTCATGTGATTTCAGGTCCCCTGATCGGGAAAATgtatttccacactgagagcattGGAATGGTTTTTCCCCTGTGTGTTTTCTCCAATGAACTTTCAGTTGTGCTGGCTCGAtaaatctctttccacactggaagcagtggtaaggcttctctcctgtgtgtattctctcatgcgaTTTTAGGTTCCCTAACCGGGTAAAACTCattccacactgagagcagttGTAAGACTTCTTCTCTGCATGTGTTCTCTTTATGGTTTTAAGATTCCCTAaatgggtaaaactctttccacactgggaacagtGTGTAGTCTCGCTGGTTCAGACGGCTCCGGTTCCTCTGAGTCTGGTCGGTCTTCTGCCAAAGACAAACAGAGTGATTAAAACAGGGAGACCTGAATGAAATCTCCacatacattttagtcatttagcagaaccctcttatccagagagacttacagtcaaGTGCTCTTAGCATGTGATGCATGTGCTCCATTGTTTACATGACCCATGTATTTTACACTGTGTGGTTTTAAGGGAATATTATGGTCACTATCCAGAGCAACTTGCAGTTAGTGCATCCATCTTAAGGTAGCTTGGTGAGACAACCACAACAGTGATAGTAAATACAGTTTCCCTCAGTTAGTGCatccatcttaaggtagctaggtgagacaaccacaacaGTGATAGTAAATACAGTTTCCCTCAGTTAATGCATCCATCTTAAGGTAGCTTGGTGAGACAACCACAACAGTGATAGTAAATACAGTTTCCCTCAGTTAGTGCatccatcttaaggtagctaggtgagacaaccacaacaGTGATAGTAAATACAGTTTCCCTCAGTTAATGCatccatcttaaggtagctaggtgagacaaccacaacaGTGATAGTAAATACAGTTTCCCTCAGTTAATGCatccatcttaaggtagctaggtgagacaaccacaacaGTGATAGTAAATTACAGTTTCCCTCAGTTATGCATCCATCTTAAGGTAgcaggtgagacaaccacaacaGTGATAGTAAATACAGTTTCCCTCAGTTAGTGCATCCATCTTAGGTAGCTTGGTGAGACAACCACAAGATAGTAAATACAGTTTCCCTCAGTTAGTGATCCATCTAAGTAGCTAGGTGGACACCACAACAGTGATAGTTAACATGTCTCAGATGGGCTACGTCTCCACTCATTGGATGGTTTCTCTCATCGGGTTCTAGAAGTATCTGGACAAGTCTAGAAAACATGAAGCTCCTCCctaactcctctctccttccctccctccgcctccctccccttcctctaaaGCATAGAAAACATACTGATGAAGCTCGTTAAAAAGCTCCAATGTAAAGTAGACTTCTTCATATTTTAGAAatacatctctctcgctctctcctccttcctccctccctccttcctccctctctccttccctccctcccgcctccTCCCCTTCCACTAAAGCCTAGAAAACATGAAGCTCGTTAAAAAGCTCCAATGTAAAGTAGACTTCTTCATTTTAGAAATACATCTTGGCTCTCCACGAAGAGCAGGAAGCAGATGACcactgtcttgtcattgttggctATGATGTCACCATTtaccagaatgcagcagccacgaCTCTTAAACCTCCGTCTACCTTAGCGGCCTTCTTTTAATTACGGGTGGACAGTTTTAATacgcatcactgcatcctgtatcaggTGAGCTGGACCTCACTAAAGTCCcgtagatctctacattactccattgttgtttacaaagctctgctccacaagcttccaacatatCTCACTTCCTGCTCCACAAGCAGGAAACATATACTCACTTCCTGCTCCACAAACTTCCAACATATCTCACTTCCtgctccacaagcttccaacatatCTCACTTCCtgctccacaagcttccaacatacCTCACTTCCtgctccacaagcttccaacatatCTCACTTCCtgctccacaagcttccaacatatCCCACTTCCtgccacaagcttccaacatatctcacttcctggttgaaaTATAACAATATGGAGATAACCAGCCCTGAGAACGGGTTTGGTTAACTCTTGAAGTCCCGCTTGTCTCTACAAAGTTTGGTAAATCTGCCTTTAGTTTTAACACACCACAGTTACGGAATATCTTACAAAACAAATTCACCTGGATTCCCTGGTGCCGAGTAGGgcagtttaaaatgataaattaaTTCACCGGTGAGCAATTGTTTCAATGGATTATTCTAACTTGTTGTAATAACCTGACGGAATGTATTTATAGCTGTCTTGTAGTTATCTTTTTGTTGTCGTCGTTGTGTTGATGGGAggtttttttttatcctcaggGCACCGTTGTAAACGAGACACTGGTCTCAATTGGACTAGTCATAGATGTTAACTACTTTAGTGTCTATATAACAGTAGTTAGTGTCTATATAACAGTAGTTAGTGTCTATCCATGGGGTCTAGTCTAGTCATAGTCTAGTCATAGATGTTAACTACCTACCTGTTAACTACCTTAGTGTCTATATAACAGTAGTTAGTGTCTATATAACAGTATTAGTGTCTACATAACAGTAGTTATGTGCTATATAACAGTAGTTAGTGTCTATCCATGGAGACagggaaaatatttttaaataataataaaatagacaGTTGTGTCAAAGTTTGAGAAtgagacaaatattaatttccacaaggtTTGCTGCTtcggtgtctttagatatttttgtcagatgttactatggaatactgtagtataattacatttcataagtgtcaaaggcttttattgacaattacattaattgatgcagagtcaatatttgcagtgttgacccttcttttttaagacctctgcaatccgccctggcatgctgtcaattaacttctgggccacatcctgactgatggcagcccattcttgtatAATCAATGCTAGGACTTTGTCAGATTTGTGGGttgtttgtttgtccacctgcctcttgaggattgaccacaagttctcaatgggataaggtctggggagtttcctggccatggacccaaaatatcgatgttttgttcccgagccacttagttatcacttttgccttatggcaaggtgctccatcatgctggaaaaggcattgttcgtcaccaaactgttcctggattgtTGGAGAAAGTGCTCTcgaaggatgtgttggtaccattcttttttcatggctgtgttcttaggcaaaattatgagtgagcccactcccttggctgagaagcaacccacacatgaatggtctcagaatgctttactgttggcatgacacaggactgatggcagcactcaccttgtcttctccggacaagcttttttctggatgccccaaacaatcgaaaagggattcatcagagaaaatgactttgccccagtcctcagcagccaatccctgtaccttttgcagaaatcagtctgtccctgatgtttttcctggagagaagtggcttctttgctgcccttcttgacactaggccatcctccaaaagtcttcgcctcactgtgcgtgcagttgcactcacacctgcctgctgccattcctgagcaagctctatactggtggtgccccgatcccgcagctgaatcaactttaggaggaCGGTCCTGGCGCTGATGGACTTTCTTGGCCGCCTGAAccctcttcacaacaattgaacagctctccttgaagttcttgaggatccgataaatggttgatttaggtgcaatcttactggcagcaatatccttgctgtGAAGCCCTttatgtgcaaagcaatgatgacggcatgtgtttccttgcaggtaaccatggttgacagaggaagaacaatgattccaagcaccaccctccttttgaagcttccagtctgttattcgaactcaatcagcatgacagagtgatctccagccttgtcctcgtcaacactcacacctgtattaacgagagaatcactgacatgatgtcagctggtccttttgtggcagggctgaaatgcagtggaaatgtttttgggcgattcagttcatttgca
Protein-coding regions in this window:
- the LOC112077384 gene encoding zinc finger protein 436-like, producing the protein MTKIETTHCSQCGKSFTHLGNLKTIKRTHAEKKSYNCSQCGMSFTRLGNLKSHERIHTGEKPYHCFQCGKRFIEPAQLKVHWRKHTGEKPFQCSQCGNTFSRSGDLKSHERTHTGEKPYHCSNCEKSFSWSGQLKEHKRIHTGEKPFQCSQCGKSFTRIGNLRTHEKMHTGEKPFQCSQCGKSFTQLRSLKSHERTHTGEKPFQ